A region of the Nocardia higoensis genome:
TCCTGGCCACCGGTGGCGTGCGGGTGCTGGCGATCGGCTTCGGCGCCATCGCCGTTCCGCGCGCCCGCGATGTGCACCTGGAGCCGATCCCGCGGATGGGCGGCGTCGGCATGTACACCGGCGTCGTCGCGGCTGTGCTGTTCGCACACCAGTTGCCCGCGCTGCGACGAGGTTTCGACTACGCCCCGGACGTCCCGGCGGTGCTGGTCGCGGCCACACTGATCGTGGTGGTCGGCATCGTCGACGATCGCTGGGGTCTGGACGCGCTCACCAAGTTCGCCGGTCAGGTCACCGCCGCGGGGGTGATGGCCATGATGGGGCTGAGCTGGTTCGTCATCTACAACCCCTTCGACGACTCCACCGTGGTGCTCGACGCGTTGCAGGGCGGCCTGGTCACCGTCGCGATCACGGTGACGCTCATCAACGCGATGAATTTCGTCGACGGTCTCGACGGTCTGGCGGGCGGCCTCGGATTCATCGCGGCCATCGCGGTTTTCGTGTTCTCGGTGGGCCTGCTCTACGAGCAGGGCGGTTCGGTCGACACCTATCCCCCCGCGTTGCTCGCGGCCGCGCTGGCGGGCGCGTGCCTGGGATTCCTGCCGCACAATTTCCAGCCGGCCCGGATATTCATGGGCGATTCCGGCTCGATGCTCATCGGCCTGATGCTCGCGGCGATCTCCACCGGCGCGTCCGGACGAATTCCGCTACAGGGATACGGCCCGCGCGACATCGTCGGCCTGCTCTCGCCGGTGCTGCTGGTCGGCGCGGTGATGTTCATTCCGGTGCTGGATCTGCTGCTGGCGATCGTGCGGCGGGTGCGTGCGGGCGTCAGTTTCTCGACTCCGGACAAAATGCATCTGCACCACCGGTTGCTGCAGATCGGTCATTCCCATCGCCGGGTGGTGCTGCTGATCTACTTGTGGGTCGGCGTCCTCGCATTCGGCGCTGTCGGCACGTCGCTGATGGATCGCAGAGTGGTCGTGTTGCTGATGGCGGGCGGATTGGTATTCGCGCTCGTGGTGACCGCGATACCGGGATTGCGGCGCCGGGACGAGGCCGGCCGGGCATCGCCACCCGGGTAGCGGCCACCCGTGCCGGGTAAAGACCGCGGCGGCTCGGTGGGCTCTCGCCGGCAGTGGGTACAGTCGGTCACGTGAGTTTCACGCCTACCCCCGTGCCCGGTCCCGACGCACCGCTGAAGGCCGCGCTCCGCTACGGCCTGATCGGTCTGGCGGTGCTGGTCGTGCTCGCCGCGGCCATCGGGACCGCCGCGGCCGGGCTGCCCGGGCTGTGGGGCGCGCTGCTCGGCTCGGCCATCGGCGGAGTGTTCATCCTGACCACGGCGGCGGTCGTGCTCTTCGGCGCGAAGCTGCCGCCGAGCACCGCCGGCCTGGTCATGCTGGTCAGCTGGGTCGGCAAGGTGCTGCTGGTGCTGATCGCGGTGGCGGTTCTGACCCGCTTCGACTTCTACGACCGTGTGGTGC
Encoded here:
- a CDS encoding MraY family glycosyltransferase; translated protein: MILAFSGAGSVVPLRELVLVLLVSATVTFLATGGVRVLAIGFGAIAVPRARDVHLEPIPRMGGVGMYTGVVAAVLFAHQLPALRRGFDYAPDVPAVLVAATLIVVVGIVDDRWGLDALTKFAGQVTAAGVMAMMGLSWFVIYNPFDDSTVVLDALQGGLVTVAITVTLINAMNFVDGLDGLAGGLGFIAAIAVFVFSVGLLYEQGGSVDTYPPALLAAALAGACLGFLPHNFQPARIFMGDSGSMLIGLMLAAISTGASGRIPLQGYGPRDIVGLLSPVLLVGAVMFIPVLDLLLAIVRRVRAGVSFSTPDKMHLHHRLLQIGHSHRRVVLLIYLWVGVLAFGAVGTSLMDRRVVVLLMAGGLVFALVVTAIPGLRRRDEAGRASPPG